The genomic region CAGCCGCGACTGCAGCGAGGCGCCGGGCAGCGACCTCACGGCGCCCGACACCAGGGCGGCGTCCTCGAGGACGTAGCCGTGGCGGCCGTCGCCCAAGCGCCTGAAGTCGAGGCGGTAGGTGGCGCGGCGCGCCGCGGCGGCGAAGCCGGGGTGCAGCTCGGTGTCGCCGTCGACGATGAGGACCCTCTCGGCGACGAGGAGGCCCCGCTCGAGCAGCAGGTTGACGCTGCGCGCCTTCGACACCGGCAGGCGGTACTCGACGACGACGACCGCGGTCCTGGCGCCCTCGCGGCGCCAGCGCGTGACCGTGCAGTCGGCCAGCGCCTCCGGCTCCAGCGCCGCGTAGCCGGACGCGGCCAGCGTCGCCGCGACCACGGCGGGCGTGTCGTCGGTGCCGCCGTTGATGCTGACCAGGACCTCGTCGAAGGGCTCCGTCTGCGCCAGGAGCGAGCGCAGCGCCCGCGCGGCGCCGGCCTCCTCGTCGTACATGGGCGCCACCACGGCCAGCCGGTCGGGTCCCAGCGCCACCTTCCCCCGCTCGCGGACCAGGTTGAGGCACGCGTTCATGAGGACCGTCGGCATGGCCATGAGGCCCGGGAAGGGGATCACGTCTCGCGCGTTCCTTCTGATGGTGAGGTCGAGGTCTTGCAGTGCCCGAACGGCCGGCGTCGGCTCACGGACCCGAGCCTATCCCGCCCATGGAGGGTTCCGACGTACGTACGTCTCACGGGTCTCATGAGCGGGGTGTGCGAGAGCCGGTCCTTCCCTTCACTCATCGGCACCCCGCCTCTCATGAGCGTCTGATACCATTCGCCAGGTTGGGAGGCTCATGGCCTGGCACGTAAGCGGCAAGCTCGCGGCCCTGGGGGTCGTGATCACCGCGCTCATCACCGCCTTCAGCGCCCCCCGCGAGCCCGCCGTCGCGGCGGTCGCCGAGCCCGCTCCCGTACACCTGACGCTGCAGCCCGTCGCCGCCCTGCGCGACCAGCCCGTCGACGCCGACCTCCGCTTCACCGTCAGCGTTGGGCCCGAGCCGACGCCTCGCCTGGTGCTGCGCGCCACCGGCTACAACTCGGTGGCCGGCCAGACCGACGCGACGCCCTACGTCACGGCCACCGGCGCCAGGACGCGGTTCGGCGTCGTGGCCGTGAGCCGCGACCTGCTCGGCAGCAGCCTGCCCTACGGCTCGCTGGTGCGGCTCAGGGACCTGGGCAGCTACTACACGGGCCGGGGCGCCGGGGCGTTCCAGAAGCTCCTCGACTCGCAGACGCTCTTCATCGTCGAGGACACGATGCACTCGCGGAAGTCGCAGCAGATCGACGTCTGGTTCCCCGACTACTCGACCGCCATCAGCTGGGGCGTGCGGAAGGTCGAGGTCGAGGTCGTGCGCTACGGACGCTTCGGCCCGGAGCTGGACACCGCGCACGCCGAGGACTTCGAGGCCGTGCCACAGCTGGTCGCGCTGCGCTGAGGCCGGGGACCGGTCGTCGGCCCGCGGTTAGGCCTGGGCCCGGCTCGCCTGCCGGCGCCGCGGGCGCGGCCGGAGCCGCGCGCAGCGCCGTGTCCGCGGAACGGCTCGGCGGCTGCCGAAGGGCCCTGGCGCCCGCGCGCCCCGCCCGTATAGCCTGCCGGCAGTGAGAAGGCCGCTCGTCCCGTACCTCGCGCTCAAGCACGTCAGGCGCCGCCTGCTGCAGTCGTCGCTGACGGTGGCCGGCGTCGCCACCGGCGTGGCCGTGCTGATCGTCGCGCTCTCCCTGACGAACGGCTTCATCGACGAGCTGGTGACGAGCACGCTGCGCGCCACGCCGATGGTGACGCTGCAGAGCTACCTCGCCGGCGACACGCTGCCGGACGACCCGGCGGTCCGCGAGGCCATCGCGAGCAGCCCGGGCGTGACGGCCGTCGCCCCCTACCTGGGCACCCAGGCGCTGATCGCCAGGAGGGCCAGCGCCTCCCTGGGCATCTCGGCCAGGCAGGGGTACACGCAGGTCGTCGGCATCGACCCGTCCCTGGAGAACGCGGTCCTCGACCTGCCCGTGCTCGAGGCGCAGGCGGAGGCGATCGGCACCGCGGGAGGCATCGTCCTCGGCTCCTCGCTGGCCCAGCAGCTCGGCGTCGGCGTGGGCGACGAGGTGATCCTGCGCGACATCACCGGCGCCACCGCGACCTTCACCGTCGCCGGCACCTTCAGGGTGGGCAACGAGCTGATCGACGCCGTGACCTCGTACCTCTCGCTCGCGGCCCTCCAGGAGTACATGGGCGTGCCAGGGCGCATCAGCGGCTACCACGTAAGGGTGGCGGAGCCCACGCGGGCGCAGGCCGTGGGCCTCGACCTGGCCGCCAGGTTCTCGCTCCGGCCCATCACCTGGGAGAGCCTCTTCGCCAGCCTCATCAGCCAGCTGCGCCTGCAGAAGGCCGTGATCGGCGTGGTCGTGTTCCTCATCGTGGTCGTGGCGGCGTTCGGCATCGCGAACGTCCTGGTGCTCACGGTCGCCGAGAAGACCGAGGAGATCGGCATCCTGCGGGCGCTCGGGGCCTCGGAGCGGCAGGTCGTCTCCGTCTTCGTGCTCGAGGGGTTCCTGCTGGGCGCGCTCGGCACGGTCCTCGGGGGGCTGCTCGGCCTGGCCGTCGCCACGTACTTCCGCGTGCAGCCCTTCCCGCTGCCCGGCGACCTCTACTTCATCACCCAGCTCCCCGTGGAGGTGCAGCCGCTCGACGTCCTCTGGGTCTGCGGCGTGTCGCTCGCCACCAGCGCGCTGGCGGGGGTCTTCCCGGCGCGCCGCGCCGCGCGCCTCGACCCGGTGAGGGTGCTGAGGTGAGCCTCCGACGCGAACCCGCGAGGTGGCTCGGGTGAGCCGCCGACGCGGTGGGCGTTCGGCCCGGCGGCGGGCGGGAAGCGGGGCCGGTGAGGGCGCAGCGCGGGAGGACGCCCGGCGTCCGGCCTCGCGCGAGCGGGCCTGGGAGTACCTGCTGAACCTCCTCACGCGCCAGGACTACACGGTGGCGGAGCTGCGCGCGAAGCTGGCGCGGCGCGGCGTCGAGGAGGGGCTCGCCGTGGAGCTGCTGGCGCGGCTGGTGGAGCTGCGGCTCGTCGACGACGCGTCCTACGCCGAGCGCTACGTCTCGAACCGGCGCCTCTCGCACGGCCGGCTGGCCCTGCGGCGCGAGCTGGTCAGGCGCGGCGTCGACGAGCAGGTGGCCGCGCCGCACCTGGGCGCGCTCGACCCTGACCAGCAGGCGGCGGCCGCGACGGCGCTGCTGCGCAAGCTCGCCTGGCGCTACCGGCCCGCGGAGCCGGACGAGGGCGAGGGCGAGGAGGACGAGCACGCCAGGTTCGTGCGGCTGAAGCGCGCCGAGGCGCGCGCCCGGGCGTTCCTGGCGCGCCGCGGGTTCGACCCGGAGGCCACCCAGTCCGCCATCGAGGCCGTGGGCTGGTTCGAGACGTAGCGGGCCGTGGCGCCGTCCGCCCGGCGACGCGCTCGCGGCCGGCACCGCGCGGCTCGGCACGGGGGCGTCGCGGACCGGCACCTGCGGACGGCGCCGGTGCCGCCGAGGTTGCCTGGCGGCCGCGCGGCCTAGTAAACTAGCTATTCGCGTCGGGGCGTAGCGCAGCCTGGTAGCGCACATCGTTCGGGACGATGGGGTCGGAGGTTCGAATCCTCTCGCCCCGACCAGATCGGCGGAGCCTTGCGGCTCCGCCGCTTCTCTCGTGTGCGGCAGCAGGCCCGCGGCCTCTTCCCCGTCCCGGGTCGAGACCCCGGCCGGCCTCACCCAGCGATGATCGCGACCGTGCAGCGCGAGACGCAGACGAGCTTGCCCTCGCCGTTCCTCAGCTCCACGTGCCAGACGTGCGTCCGCCGCCCGCGGTGCAGCGGCGTGCCCACGGCGTGGAGGGTGCCGCTCGACACCTGCCTGACGTGGTTCGCGTTGATCTCCAGGCCCACCGCCCGCTCGCCGGGAGCGAGGCCCTGGCTGGCGCCGACGCTGGCCACCGTCTCGGCGAGAGCGACGGAGGCGCCGCCGTGGAGGATCCCGTGCGGCTGGTGGTGGGCCGGCGTCACCGGCATCGTGGCCTCGACCCTCTCCGGTTCGGCCCGCGTGACCACGATGCCCAGCGTCTCGAGGAGCGTGCCCGGCACGGTCCCCAGGTAGCGAGGCTCCCCCGCGGCGGCGGAGCCCTTGCCCGCTTCTGTCGGCATGGTCAAGGATAGCTGACGTGCTTGGTGACGACGCGACGCAAGCTCCGCGCGGAGTAGTACGCGCCCCCTCCCCCGCCGGGCGCCTCAGGCCCGGGGCCGCCACCCTGCTGGTGGTCACGTCCGCGGTGGCCGGCGTGGGCCCGGCCGTCCTCTACTGGCTCGCCGGCTTCGGCCAGGAGCCGCCGGACCGCCTGCCGCTGGCCGCCGTGCCGCTCCTCGGCGCGGTGCTCAGCGGACCGCTCACCGACCTCACGGCGGGCCTGCGGCGGCGGGTCGCCCTCGCCTGGCTGGCGGCGGCGCTGGCCGTCGGCCTCGGCGCGGCGTCGGCGACGCTGGCGCTGCCGGCCGCGGGCGCCTTCTACCTGCTCTGCCCGGCGACGGCCGTGCTGCTGGCCGCCGCCCTGAGGGAGGCGAGGCCGCTGGGGCTGGCCCCGGCCGTCGTCGTCTACGTCGCCTGCACGCTGCTCGCGAACTTCACCTTCGACAGCTTCCTGCCCCTGGGCGGGTTCTTCCTCGTCAACGTCGGCACGCTGTTCTTCGGCATCACCTTCACCCAGCGCGACCGCGTCCACCGCTTCGGGCGCCCGACCGTCTACCGGATGATCCTGCTCGCCGCCGTCAGCAACGTGGCGCTGGCCGCCTCGCTGGGCACGCCGCTGCGCTACGTCGGCGTGAGCTTCCTCAGCATCGTCATGGCCGAGACCGCGGACACCGAGGTGTTCCACCGCCTGCGCGGGCGCCGCTGGGTGACGCGCGTGGCCAGCTCGAACGCGATCAGCGCGCCCCTCGACACGATCGTGTTCACGCTGCTGGCGTTCTGGGGCGAGACCTTCGCGACGCCGCTGTGGCTGACGCAGGTGATCGTCACCGACGTGCTCGTGAAGTACGCCAGCGGCCTGCTGGCCGCGCTGGGCGTGATCGCGCTGGTGCGTTCGGCCCTGCCGTCCGGGCCGGGGGCTCCGCCCGCTCCGCCGCCGGGCGGGCCCGCCGCACCGCTGAGCCCGCGCGGCGCGGCCGGCGGGAGCGTCGGTCCGGCGTGAGCGCGGCCACGCTCGACTTCCTCAGGGAGCTCGAGGGCCGCGAGCTCGGCCCCAGCCGGCCGGTCGTCGTCTCGCAGGAGCGCATCGACGCCTTCGCCGACTGCACCCTCGACCGCCAGTGGATCCACGTCGACCGCGAGCGCGCGGCGCGCGGGCCCTTCGGCGGCACCGTCGCTCACGGCTACCTCACCCTCTCGCTGCTCGTGCACCTCTGCACCGACCTGGGGCTCTTCCCGCCCGGCGTCACGGTGATCAACTACGGGATCGACAGGCTGCGCTTCCCCGCCCCGCTGCCCTCCGGCTCCGCCGTGAGGCTGAGGGCGAGGTTGACCGAGCTGACCCCCAAGGGCGAGGGTCGCCTGCTGGCGAGGCTCGCCTGCGAGGTGCGCGCCGACGGCGCCGACGCGCCCGCGCTGGTCGCCGACGTCCTCTACCTCTACGCGGCGGGCTGACCCCGTGCGGCGACGCGGTCGGTGCCGAGCGGTGACCTCGCCGGCGCGACGCCCCGCCGGCCGGGCTACGTGGCCGACCGGGCCGCGGAGGCGCGTCCCGCGAGCAGCCCCTCCTCGACCTGCTTGGCCAGGCCGAGGGCCAGCTCCTCCTCGCCGGGGCGGGTCGCGATCATCAGGCCGACCGAGAGCCCCCCGCCCGTGCGCCCGCACGGCACGCTGGCCGCGGGGCAGCCGAGCACGTTGAACGGCGCCGTGTTGCGCAGCAGCAGGGCGTTGAAGCGGAAGTAGGCGGCGTCCTCCTCCAGGTCGGCGACGCGCGGCGGCAGGATCGGGAGCGTCGGCGCCACGACGGCGTCGACCCCCGCCAGGCTCGGCCAGAAGGCGCGCCGCAGCGACTCGCGGGCCAGGCTGAGCCGGACGTAGTCGGTCGCCGGACGTCCGGCGTGCTCCATGACGCGTCGCACGACCCGCGGGTCCATCTCCTCGCCGCGCTCGGTCAGCTCCCTCTCGTAGAGCGCCAGCGCCTCGTGGCTCGCGAAGCTCCCGTAGCGTCGGTACAGCTCCGGCGCCTCGGCGAGCGCCGGCACCGGCGCCGACCGCACCTCGTGCCCCAGCGCCTCGAGGAGCTCCAGGGCGGCGCCGAACGCCGCCTCGACCTCCGGTTCGAGGTCGTCCTGCAGGAGCGTCGTGGGGGCAAGCAGCGTGAGCCGCTCCCGGGGCGGGCGCAGCGGGGCGTGGCGCTGGGCGGTCATGGCCGTGAAGAGCGTCCAGGCGTCGTCGCAGGTGCGCCCCAGCGGGCCGAGCGTGTCGAGGGTCGTCGACAGCGGCGCGCAGCCGGCAGTGGGCACCAGGCCGTCGGTCGTCTTGAGCCCGACGACCCCGTTCACGGACGCCGGTATGCGCACGCTGCCGCCGGTGTCGGAGCCCACTCCCACCGTGGCGAGGCCGGCGGCGACGGCCACGCCGGTGCCGGAGGACGAGCCGCCAGGCACCCTCGTCTCGTCGAGGGCGCAGGGGGGAGTGCCGAAGTGCGGGTTGATGCCCACGCCCGAGTAGGCCAGCTCGGTCATGTTCGTGCGGCCGAGGAAGACGGCGCCGGCGGCGTCGAGCCGGGCCAGCACGGGCGCGTCCTCGCCGGCAGGCGGGCGCCCGGCGAGCACCCGCGAGCCCGCGGCGGTGACCTCGCCGGCCATGTCGAGGTTGTCCTTGACGGCGACTGGCACCCCCTGCAGCGGCCCGAGGTCGACGCCCGCGGCGAAGAGCCGCGCGGCGTGCTCGGCCTGCCTCAGCGCCCGCTCCGCCGTGACGCGCCGGTAGACGAGCCGCCCGTGGGGGTGAGCGGCGACGCGGTCCAGGAAGGCGCGCGTCACCTCCACGGGGTCGAGGCTCCCCGACCGGTAGGCGGCGCCCAACTCCGCCACGCTCGCGCGGACGGGGTCATGGGGCATGTCGGCACGATAACCCGCGGGCCCCGAGCGGCAGGCGCTAGACTCCTGGCATGCAGAGGACCCGCGCGGAGCTCGAGGCCATGAGCCACGAGGAGCTGGTCAACCGCGTACTCGAGCTGCAGGACATGCTGCGGGAGGGCCTGGCCGTGCGCGACTCCCTCCACGCCGTCCTCAACACGGTGCTGAACGCCAAGGCGGAGGAGGTCGCCCGCTACGCCGACGCCCCCGACGCCACGCTGGACCCGGAGGAGCTGGAGCTGAAGAGGGCCTGGGCGGCGGCGCGCCACGCGGTGTCGAACCCGCTGGGCGCCGCGCGCAAGCGCGCCCAGGCCGGCGCGGCGTTCTGAAGGGGGTCGGGCCGCCGGCGCCGCGGGGCCGGTCCTCGCGCGCCGCAGTCCGCTTACCTTCGGGCCTCGGCGTGCCTGACGGACGCCCTCAGTCGACCCAGGCGACCGCGGCGGCCTCCTCGCCCAGCTCCCTCGCCAGGGCCTCGAGCAGCGTCCTCGTGCCACGCTCGCGCATCTCCACGCCGTCCCCGCCCGCGAAGAACGTCACGGCCTCGTGGTGGGTGAGCAGCGTGCCGTCGCCGTCCGGCTCGAACGTGACCGTGACTAGCGAGACCGAGAACGGCACCCCGTCGTTGGACATCGAGTAGGCCGCCGTCAGGCGCCGGCCCTCCGCGATGGCGAAGTAGCGGGTCTCGTTCGCGATCACGCCGAGCGGGACGGGAGCGTCCACGACCCTGAAGCTGACGTGCTCGCGGCCGCCGACGCGGAAGTCGAGGCCGTAGTCGATGACCTCGAACCCCTCGCCCTCGGCGAACCAGCGCCGCTTGACCTGCGGGTCCGCGTAGGCCCGCCACACGGCGTCGACGCCCGAGCGGTAGCGCCGCGTGATCGTGAAGCTGTCGTGTACTACCTCCGGACTGACCTGCGTGGTCATGCGCCACCTCCTCGGGCGGCAGCGCGGCGCGCGCCGGCGCCTCGCTCAGCCGCCCTCCTCCTCGTCGGCCTCGCCCAGCACCCGCGCCAGGCGGTCGAGCCTGCGCTCCTGCTCCCGGCGACGCGCGTCGATCCACGCCCTGGCGACGCCGAGCCCCTCCTGGTCGAGCCGGCAGACGCGAACGCGCCCCTCCTTGCTCGTCCTGACGAGGCGCGCCTCCTCGAGCACCCGCAGGTGCTGGAGCACGGCCGCCACGGTCACGCCGAGCGGCTCGGCCAGCGACGACGCCGAGGCCGGCCCGCGGCTCAGGCGCTCGACGATCGCCCGCCTCGTGCCGTCCCCGAGGGCCTCGAAGACCGTGTCGGGAGCGGGAAGCTGAAGCACGGACTTAACTATGGCCCGGCCGCGCGCGAAAGTCAAGTGACCGCTTAAGTGTCAGGCGGGCGCGGTCCGGCGCCAGGGCCCGCGCGGCAGGAGCCAGGGCGCGCGGTCCGGCGCCAGGGTCCGCGCCTCAGCCGCCGGCCGTGGGGCTCTCGGCCGGCGCCGGCACGGCCCCGGCTCCTTGCGTCATGGCGGCCAGTG from Trueperaceae bacterium harbors:
- a CDS encoding ABC transporter permease; amino-acid sequence: MRRPLVPYLALKHVRRRLLQSSLTVAGVATGVAVLIVALSLTNGFIDELVTSTLRATPMVTLQSYLAGDTLPDDPAVREAIASSPGVTAVAPYLGTQALIARRASASLGISARQGYTQVVGIDPSLENAVLDLPVLEAQAEAIGTAGGIVLGSSLAQQLGVGVGDEVILRDITGATATFTVAGTFRVGNELIDAVTSYLSLAALQEYMGVPGRISGYHVRVAEPTRAQAVGLDLAARFSLRPITWESLFASLISQLRLQKAVIGVVVFLIVVVAAFGIANVLVLTVAEKTEEIGILRALGASERQVVSVFVLEGFLLGALGTVLGGLLGLAVATYFRVQPFPLPGDLYFITQLPVEVQPLDVLWVCGVSLATSALAGVFPARRAARLDPVRVLR
- a CDS encoding regulatory protein RecX, which codes for MSRRRGGRSARRRAGSGAGEGAAREDARRPASRERAWEYLLNLLTRQDYTVAELRAKLARRGVEEGLAVELLARLVELRLVDDASYAERYVSNRRLSHGRLALRRELVRRGVDEQVAAPHLGALDPDQQAAAATALLRKLAWRYRPAEPDEGEGEEDEHARFVRLKRAEARARAFLARRGFDPEATQSAIEAVGWFET
- a CDS encoding PaaI family thioesterase; amino-acid sequence: MPTEAGKGSAAAGEPRYLGTVPGTLLETLGIVVTRAEPERVEATMPVTPAHHQPHGILHGGASVALAETVASVGASQGLAPGERAVGLEINANHVRQVSSGTLHAVGTPLHRGRRTHVWHVELRNGEGKLVCVSRCTVAIIAG
- a CDS encoding VUT family protein → MVTSAVAGVGPAVLYWLAGFGQEPPDRLPLAAVPLLGAVLSGPLTDLTAGLRRRVALAWLAAALAVGLGAASATLALPAAGAFYLLCPATAVLLAAALREARPLGLAPAVVVYVACTLLANFTFDSFLPLGGFFLVNVGTLFFGITFTQRDRVHRFGRPTVYRMILLAAVSNVALAASLGTPLRYVGVSFLSIVMAETADTEVFHRLRGRRWVTRVASSNAISAPLDTIVFTLLAFWGETFATPLWLTQVIVTDVLVKYASGLLAALGVIALVRSALPSGPGAPPAPPPGGPAAPLSPRGAAGGSVGPA
- a CDS encoding MaoC family dehydratase; translation: MSAATLDFLRELEGRELGPSRPVVVSQERIDAFADCTLDRQWIHVDRERAARGPFGGTVAHGYLTLSLLVHLCTDLGLFPPGVTVINYGIDRLRFPAPLPSGSAVRLRARLTELTPKGEGRLLARLACEVRADGADAPALVADVLYLYAAG
- a CDS encoding amidase family protein, with protein sequence MPHDPVRASVAELGAAYRSGSLDPVEVTRAFLDRVAAHPHGRLVYRRVTAERALRQAEHAARLFAAGVDLGPLQGVPVAVKDNLDMAGEVTAAGSRVLAGRPPAGEDAPVLARLDAAGAVFLGRTNMTELAYSGVGINPHFGTPPCALDETRVPGGSSSGTGVAVAAGLATVGVGSDTGGSVRIPASVNGVVGLKTTDGLVPTAGCAPLSTTLDTLGPLGRTCDDAWTLFTAMTAQRHAPLRPPRERLTLLAPTTLLQDDLEPEVEAAFGAALELLEALGHEVRSAPVPALAEAPELYRRYGSFASHEALALYERELTERGEEMDPRVVRRVMEHAGRPATDYVRLSLARESLRRAFWPSLAGVDAVVAPTLPILPPRVADLEEDAAYFRFNALLLRNTAPFNVLGCPAASVPCGRTGGGLSVGLMIATRPGEEELALGLAKQVEEGLLAGRASAARSAT
- a CDS encoding SRPBCC domain-containing protein — encoded protein: MTTQVSPEVVHDSFTITRRYRSGVDAVWRAYADPQVKRRWFAEGEGFEVIDYGLDFRVGGREHVSFRVVDAPVPLGVIANETRYFAIAEGRRLTAAYSMSNDGVPFSVSLVTVTFEPDGDGTLLTHHEAVTFFAGGDGVEMRERGTRTLLEALARELGEEAAAVAWVD
- a CDS encoding metalloregulator ArsR/SmtB family transcription factor, whose translation is MLQLPAPDTVFEALGDGTRRAIVERLSRGPASASSLAEPLGVTVAAVLQHLRVLEEARLVRTSKEGRVRVCRLDQEGLGVARAWIDARRREQERRLDRLARVLGEADEEEGG